The window AGGTAAGTTCTCAAAGTAATCTCTTTAAAGACTGGGACCTACCAAGTTTTTACGACCATTTGCCACCCCAAGGACCCTGGCGCGGCGCCGGCTGCATCACCGAGTTCCAGCCTCTCGAATGATAAACGGACCAACACTAACTAACTAGCCTGCAGTATGTTTGTTCCTCTGCCAGCGACCTGCCGTTGCTCAACTCATGTTGGAAAGAAATACTCACTTTTCTGCCGTCTAGTCTGCCTCTGCAGAATTGTGTCCATGGGCAAACTGAATCAGCAAAACAAAATCCTGTCCCAACACTAATACTTGTGTTCTGAGAAAATCTGAACCCTGAGCATTGTTTGTGTTTTTATCTAGTGAGGGAATCGTGTGGCGCAGCAAATTGTTTCTGTTTCTAACTCCTTAGCTGCCACATACACACATACAGACCCCGACGTCCCCGGCTGCACCACCGGCTTCCACCTTTGACACGACGGCCCTGAGTAACCAACCAACCAAGTACTCTAGTATGCTTTCTCTTCCTCGCCACCTCTGAAGCAGACGCAGTGTTCTGTTACTTGTGTACAATTATCCTGTCAGTCGTCTGAATTGTGTGAAGAAATCAAAAATCCAACCGACTGAATAAAATCCTATCCTGTAATATCAATGGTATCAGCCGACTTGATTCTGGCAGTGAGTAATCCAAGTACCTGAACAGACGTGATGCATTCAGGCAAAATTGGTTTGCCTGAAGAAGTCTGAAACATGtgcacgcacgcgcacacacacacacacggaacaGGGGATTTATTGCAGCCCCTGGCATTATTCATTACACGTCAACTTTACATATCCAAACCTTAGTCCGCGCCACAATCTTCAAAGTTGTATCTCTGAACTATACTAGTACAATACTTACACAACACTGACACATGGTAAAATCCCCATACTCTGCATAGTACCGAACGCAGAACAAGAGCGATCTATCGATCAGTCTCAGCTTTTGCACATTTTCCTCTTGTCCAAGAAGCCCAAGTAACAACCAATCGGACATAGACCCAATCATACAAGCTGTCACAGACCGAGTACCAATAAACTCTCCATTTCCTCTTGGACAAGAAGGTACAGAAGACAACCCAGATACCCATTACATATCCAAAACCCATAGCGATGAAAAACGATGCCACGTCATTCAAATCTTCATGGTGTTCTCGAGTAGCTTGAATTGGCTTGTGTTGTGAACATTTCTGCGGGAGAGAGGGACTACAGAGGCCAGGGTTGCCAATATAAATGTATTCTTGGTCATCAAGTGTTTGCAGTTGATTACCAGATGGTATATCTCCTGTCagggtgttgtaggataggttcaACCGACTCAATGATGTGAGAGCCGATAAGCTTGCAGGGATTCCACCAGAAATCTCATTGTGTGATAGGTCAAGTGACTCCACTTGCGTCAAGGCGCCAATATTCTCTGGAATTTTTCCACTAAAGTTGTTCCATGATAAGTTCAGGTTCTTCAATGCGACAAGAGCGCTGATTTCTTCGGGAATATCTCCAATAAGATTATTACAGGATAAATCAAGATTCACCATGTATATGATTTCTCCTGTATATAATCGTTCTTGACCCTTTGTGACTACTGTGAAGTTTTCAGTATAGCTGACCGTGTCAATAATACCGTCTGACAATCCAATAGTGAATTGGAAAGCACCAACAAATGCATGATCATGATCATGACTCGTGGCTATCATCCGTTGACAGTTAACAATAGATTTCGGTATGCTCCCCGTTATATTGTTGTATGCAAGGTCCAAATACTGAAGATTTGCTAGCTTCGTAAGCTCTTCAGGAATGTTACCAAAAAACATATTCGACCGCACTCGTAAGAAAGCCAAATATGGCAATTTCTCCTGAATCCATGTCGGCAAAGTCCCAACGAAATGGTTGTGTGCAAGATCAAGAAAGACGAGTTGTTGGCAGTATTGAAGAAATGATGGAAATTCACCCGAGAGGTTGTTGTTTCTCAAGCTTAGATTAAGAATACTCATCATGGCATTTTTGGATGCTTCAACAGAGCAGTTGGGAATTGGTCCAATTAGCTTATTTTCAGAGATATCCAACAGAACTAGTGATCTCAGTTTGCACAACGAAGATGGTATGGTGCCAGAGATGGAGTTGTCAAATAGAATAAGTTTTGCTAGACCAGGTGCTCCAAAGTCTAATGGTAGTGGCCCATCTAAATTATTTCTACTAAGATCCAAGTCGGTTAGACCAATGGGAAGCTTAGGTACCGGGCCATTGAACTGGTTAGAACCTAGATCAATTGTATATGCTGTCATAAATTCCATTGTAGATGGTAAATAGCCTCTAATTTTGTTCTTCCTCATATTTAGAGTATCCAACTTGGAAGCCGTTATCCAAAACCAATCTGGCAAAGTGTCAGATATACTTGTGTTTGAGATAATAAGAATTTCTAGACGTGTTAACCATCTAAGCCATGGCGGGAATTTAGGCCCGAGAAGGCATGACCCAAGTGCAATAGATGTTAGATTGGAAGGAGGAACCCACGTTGAATTCACTGTGAGGGCTATGAAATTATTGGACAACCACAATATCTCCAAGCTTTCTAGGCCTGATAAATGACCTTCATGTATGAAACCATCGAGGTTATTGTTGCTCAGGTCCAATACAGCTAGTTTTGTGAGCTCTCCTATCCATAGTGGCACATGACCAGCGAGCTTGTTAAGACTGAGATCAAGGTAGATCAGATTGCTTAAGGGTTCTAGTTTTATTGGTAGTCTTCCCGTCAAATTGGTAGAATCTACATGCAAGTATGTCAACTTATTCCATGAACAACCAGGCAAGCGGAGGAAGAATTCTGTTATGCTCTCATTGATGTTATTTCCAGATACATATAATTCTTTCAAGCTACATAGGTTTTCCAGGTTTGATGGTATCATGCCCACAAGGTTATTTGAGGATAAATCAATCTTTACTATGGAGGTCATATTACCTATCTCATCTGGAAATTGGCCATAGAAACCATTCTCTCTGATATCTAGAAACTTAAGGCTGGTCAAACCCCAAAACCAATTGGGTGTGATAGGTCTGTGGAAGCTATTGAAGGAAAGGTCAAGTGTTTCAAGATAAGTTAGATTTGAAAGCTGAAGTGAACCATAGCTAGGTCTAAGATTGCAACCACTAAGACTAAGAAATTTCAGAGATGGAATCATGTTCACCACCGGAAGCAAGTGAACAACTCTACCGAGGTTCGTGCCGCTCAGGTCCAGGTGCTCTAGGGAAGTTAAGTGTGATAACCAGGTGATATCCATAGAGTATGTGCCATCAGTGCCGGCGAGATTTAAGTATTGTAAGTTGGAGAGGTTACCCAGCTGCGGTGGTATCCTTCCAGTGAAGCTTGACATTGATAGGTCGATATATCTCAACTTGTGGAGAGAACCAAGGAACTCCGGTATTTGCACCCCAtaaaagacattgcaactgatgttgAGATATTGTAGATGTTGTAGACCAAGCAACGAGGAGCTAATGTTGCCTCCTAGCTTCTGCGTCGGCGCGATGAAGTTGGGTTCACAACCAGGGCCCGGGAGATCGAGCTTGACGACATGTCTGTTTATGCTGCTGCAGTGGACGCCCTTCCATTTACAGCAGTCATCTCCCTTCCATGATGAGAGGAAGTTTGTAGGGTCTGTGAGGCCCGCTTTGAAGCCAACAAGCGCGGACCTCTCACCGGCAATACAGCTGGCGACCGTATCGTTTGGGttggaagatagtgatgatgatgatgactctaCAAAGCTCTTGCCTCGAGTGAACAACAGCAGGGCAACTAATATCACTATGTGGATATTGGAGAGCAGAAGCTTGCCCATTGGTGCTTTTGACATGGATGTGTGCTCTTCTTGATGTAGGGTATATGCACCATGGTATGCTATATATAGCAGTTTTCCTTTCGAGAATGACTATATATTATATAGCAGTTATGCTAACCAATAGTATATGTTTGGTTGTCTCGTGAAAATAATGAAAGAAAAATCTTAGTTTGTAGTATTATTGAGGTCTCTCTGAAGATGACCTGCCATAAATGTGACTAgagttggggaggaaatttctacgGGTGAAAACGATACGGCTGGCCCTTCTAGACTGTATTCTGTCCATATTCACAAATTTCCCCTCTTTTTCTTCAAAGACCTAGTAGGGAGTACTGATTGATGGATGCAGTGAGTGCACCAACGTGCTCCTTCCGTTTTCTCCCTTCCACACGTTGATATTTATACCTTATTCTTATTAATAAAGGGATTAGTGCTTCTGCCTGTCTGTCGTCATCCTAATCagcctaagttgctaaaaattacaCTGTCCCCGAGGACGCAACCAGTAGAGCCACCACTTGCTTCTGATAGATTGTCGATCGATAAGAGAAAAGTATCTTACTTGCTCCGCTCGTGATTAAAAAAAGGTCATTGGGCCGAACAAGCCCCAACAATTATTTACTTCACGGGTCTTTTAATCCTCCTCTCCTAAAAAAAGGTATTTTATTCCTCATCCTTTTCTGTTTTTGATTTCAGTTTTGCTAAGTCTCAGTCCACTGAGACTTCGTTATGTCTCAGTCGATGCCATATTCCTTTGATTTTGCATGGAGATCCgtacaattttttttcttttcaatttTCCTTTTATATACTATGTCACTTGAATGAGACTTAGTAAAATCTCAGTCGAGACCTAAGCACACCCTTTGGATTTCTAAGAATTAGCAACTGATGCATGCATCGTCTAAAAGAAGTTAATGCAACCCCGTTACCTTTTACTGCTGCATGCACTAATAACTAAGCAGTGGAAGTATATGGTCAGTTGCAACACAACTGAACCAATCGAACTTGGTTTAATTTAATTTTGGTTTGTTCGAACAAAACCAAACTGACTGATCTTAATTAACTTGCATGAGTGTCGGCTCATGATTTTTTGAATGACAAGATTATCATGTATGCATTAATTCATTTTATCGAGGATGACACATGCATCAGATGAAGGTGAGACGGTGGTGATGCTCAGCATAATTACAAGTAATTATGAGTGTGCGTAGGGACGAGGTATCACCGACGAGGAGAACCGACGACACAGGTGTAATTGGATCAGGGTGCATGAGTGTGGGTACGGCTCATGCACAAAATGTAGTAGATGAGAAAGGGGTGACGTCTAGAAGTATATATAATAAGTCCACACAATTACAAATCGAAGCAAGAAGGGGGTCGTGAATGCGGCGTTCTAGCTAGAGTGTGATGACAAAGCCCATTGCCTTGAAATTAATCACGTCCATCATGAATAGGCGGACCACGTGATCACCAATCCACAAGGTGTCGAAGAGAAGAAGTGATAACAAGGGTGTTGGAGGATGTTTTTTGGACTCTCATGCCTTAAAAACACCTCGTGCCCAAAAATAAGGCTGCTATTAGAGATGCTCTTACTTTGTACAGTAGATCAAAACACCTTGTCAGTCATCTGAATTGTGTGTAGAAATCAAGGTTCAGAATAAAATCATAGCCATCCCAGTCCCAGTCCTGTAATATCACTTGAGTTCAGACTTCAGAATGAAATCGTCCGAATGAATTCTGGCTGTGGACAATCCCAATCGTGCAAATCCAACCTAAACAGACAAGGTGCGCTTGCATTCTGGCAAATTTGCTTATCTGAAGAAGTCTGAAACCTGTACAATGTTTCTCTAGTGAAGAAATTGCATGTGCGTGCAGTATAATGTGTCGACTGAAAGAACAAAATCCTTTCGTCTTTTGTTTGGTTGCCAAAAATCCTAGCCCTATTTATAAACATGATGAATTGGATTTAAGCTTAGAATGAGATGTGGCAGGAAATACACTTTGGTTCCTGGTTGTAGATACACCCTATATGGGGATTTGTTTTTAATAATTAAACAAAAAGTCAAAATAGTTAAGAACTATTTTTAGAATAAacttgacttacttttgcactagtatataaattttcATGGAAAAAAAACAATGTTGACTtcacagcaaaaaagacaaaatttatttgctattataggtcactattcacactattttggccaaaaatttgtcttttttgaaaagaagtcaaatgaggatttttctttttgaaaattttCTCACGAGTACAATGAAAGGTCAAGTTTAGGTTGGAAGATAATAAGAATTTCTAGACGTGAGGCCTGCTTTGAAGCCGACAAGAAATTTCTACAGGTGAAAAGGAAACTGCCGTCCATTCTAGACGGAATTCCATCCATGTTCAGACTGCTGACTGAATGAGGAGCACAGCAAACGACGACCTGGGTGCGATGACTTGGAATTCCAGGCATCAAGGTTGTTTTCGCGTTGCCGTATATGGGAAGTGAATGAAAGCATCAGAACCACATACATACCTCAAGGTGAGTGATGCAGAtcatatcctctcgaattatttgtGCAGAACGAATGAGCTCACCAGAAAATCACCATTTCTTTTGCGGTTCATTGCTTGCGATTGCGATTGATGTGCACAATCAGTCAAGCATGCAATTTCCGTGGCATGTGCGCAACGTACCACTTTGATTCTGAGTTTCAGGAACCTGCTATTTACAACGACAAACCCACGTTGATTGATGAACTGACATTCACTCACTCACTTGCAGGCCGAACAAGGAATGAAACAGGACGACACGCCATACATGACCAGGTTCTACGACTGCTGCGGTGCTGAGGACCCTGACGCCCCCAGCTTCCACCTCTCCTATCTTTCTGAACAAACATGGTGACTATGCATTATTTCAGTAAAATTTGTTTGACTgaacaagtctgaaacctgttctaGTGTCAGCGTATAATGCATCGAGTGATATGATCTTTAAAATAAAACCGTTTTGCTAAAATATCCTTTGTGTTTGACACTCTTTtactgtacatactaaattctGTCTCTCGGAAATTCTAGTCCTATCTGAACAGACACCCGAGATATGGGTTGGGTTCAGAGATATGCCAAATTAGTTCATATGAAGAAGTCTGGACCCTGTACGATGTTTCTCTAGTGACGAAATCACGTCCGCGCCCGGCATAGTTCATCGATAGAAAGAATCAACATAATAAAATCCTACACTGTAATATCACTTGTGCAGACTAAATTATCTATGTCAGAAATCTTAGCCGGAGTCACATGTGGTCAATTAGTTTCTGGAAAAGTCTGAACCCCGACACCCCGTGCGTTGTTTCCCTAGGGACAAAAATGTGTCTGCGCCAAGTATAGTGCAGTGAATGAAAGCGTCGAGTTAGGTTTACGTGCGCACACCCAGCCAAAGTTTGTGGTACTAGCTTAAAACTTCAGCACGCGCGCCGACACCTGTTGCAATGTTTGGCCACCAGTTAACTTCACAGATTGAAACACACACACCCGGAACAGGGGACTTGGTGCTGCCCCTGGCATTATTCATTACACATCAACTTTACATGCCCAATCCTTATTCTAGGGCACAATCCTCAAATACATATCTGTGAAAAATAGTAGTACAATACTATAAATCCCCACACACTACATGGTAGAAAATGGAGAACCAGCGTGAGCTAGCGATCGTTCTCAGCTTCTGCGGGTTTTTTTTCTTGTCCAGGAAGCCCATGTAACGGCCAGTTGCACATAGAACCAATCACACAACCTGTCCCATGGGGCCGACTAGTTCTTATCAACTCCGTAATTACCAACATGGTTCTCTATATGCTATCTTTTTTTCATCTGCCAAAAGGTGTTCTCCAACGCCTTGATTATTTTAGATCAAGGTTTTTTTGGCAGagtgaaaatgaaaaaaagaaatatcGCTTGGctaggtggaatattatatgtcggCCCAAAAGTCAAGGGAGACTCGGAATCCAGGATCTTGAGATCAAAAACATTTCATTGCTCAGCAAATGCGTATACAGATTACTcactgaggatggtgtttggcaggAGATCATTCGTAATAAATACGTTGGGTCCAAAGCAATTTCCCAGGTTTACTGGAAACCAGGTGACTCTCATTTTTGGAGTGGGGTTATGAAAGCTAAGGAATTCTTCTTCCAATTTGGACCTTCTCGGTCAGGGATGGCTCCCAGATTCGATTCTGGGAAGACACCTGGCTAGGGACTACTCCTCTAAAAGTGCAATACCCAAGCTTATATCGAATAGTTAGACATAAGTTTGTCACGATTAAGCAGGTATTGGGACAAGTAAACCCGGATATTTCTTTTCGCAGAACGATTTCTGGACCTCGTTTGAATGCATGGAACGATCTGCTGACTCGTTTGGAAGCTGTCCAACTGTCGGCTGAATTGGACATCTTTAAATGGAACCTGCATCTGAACGGAAGAttttcggttaaatccatgtaCGATGCACTAGTTCATAACGAGGTTCCATCTGATAATAGAAAATTGTGGAAGCTTAAGATTCCTCTAAGAGTGAAGATTTTCCTTTGGTTTCTCAACAAAGGTGTTATCTTAACTAGGGATAATTTAGCTCGACGAAGCTGGCAAGGCAgcaaaaaatgtgttttttgcAATCATAATGAATCCATTAAACACCTATTTTTTGATTGCAAATTCGCTAGATCGGTATGGGCAATGGTCCAAATTGCTTCGAATCTATACCCTCCACGCAGCATACGGAATATGTTCGGGAATTGGCTGAGGGGAATAGATAAACAATTTTCTAAGCACATTCTTGCGGGGGCGGCTGCCTTATGTTGGGTGTTGTGGCTAACCAGGAATGATATTGTTTTTGATCATAAAAGTGTTTCATCTCCTATGCAGGTAATTCATATATGCTCGCGATGGCTCCGTATGTGGTCTATCCTGCAGAGGCCGGAGGATAGAGACTTTTTTATGATGGCTTCTACCCGGTTGGAGTGCTCGGCCAGGGACATTTTCTAcccccatggatggcggtgtgaCCTTCGGATAGGCCCGGCATCACCTTAGGCCTCTTTTATCTTTTTTCGCTACTGCTGGCGTTCcgcctttttgttttgttttttgggaTCTGGTACTTTGGCTGTATGCATCTAGATATGCAGAGGCTGGGTTATTTTTGATGCGGTTGTATCAACTCGATAGTTCAGTTCAATGAAAAGTCCTTTATCAAAAAAAAAATGATGAAAGGAGGTTTGCAGGGTCAAACAGCCCTGCTTTGAAGCCGACAAGCGCGGACCTCTCAATGGGGATACAGCTGGTGGCCATATCGTTTGGATGGGGAGAGGATGATGATGACTCTACAAAGCCCATGCCTCTGGTGAACAAGAGAAGGGAACATAATGTCACTATGTGGATGTTGGAGAGTAGAAGCTTGTCCATTGGTGCTTTTGCCATGGACCTGTGTTCTTCTTGCTTACAGACGACATGGCATGACATATATAGTATAAGTCATCCAGCAGTACAGGTCTCGTCtcctctcaaaaataatataaaagcccTAGGCGTCCAATTATTGAGAGTGTGACAGCTGACCAGCTAGAGATGTGACTACAGTTTGTAGAAGAAATTTCCATCCCTTTTCCTTGAAAAAGAAAGCTGGTATCCAAAAGAGTGAGACGACTGACTTACCATTGAGCACACCAACCAATGAGATGACTTGGAACTCCAATTTCCAGAAATCAAGGTTGTTGTATAGTCTTATGTCCAGCCTGAGTTGTCAATGGGGACCTCTAGAAAGACTGAAAAATAGGGTGCAAGATTGAGTATATTTTTCTTAGCTTTTTTCTCGATAGTGGATCATATTAAAGTGTGTGCTCAAATTAATCTCTTTAAACACAGGGACCCGTCAACTTCCTCAATTCTCCTATTCCTattgtcaaaaaaaaaaaaaaatcagtttttcCGTCTAGTTTGTCTCTCTGTGAATTAAAGGAAATACCTCaagttccctcaaaaaaaaaaaaacctcaAGTTCAGGCCAGGATGCAGAGGTCTTTCTTTTTATTTAGCTCAGCACTCTTtgactttttttagaaaaggacgaTGACCCTGGCCTCTGTATCTGGgcgatgcatgcggccactttattaattattgtcACAAAATCTTACAAATAATACAAAAGTAAGACTAAAaccgccgtctaagcaacaaactgtcgctacacctatccagttgatgaaggggcgtagatagtctgggcctaataccaaacagacatcgcagccaaacctaacatctaagacctgaggtcccatccaggacgcctgccaGGCATGAGTCTCAtcggtccggcgtgctctcagaggccgccacCGCCAACTGCCACTGCTCCATCTTCATAACTATACTGATGCatcaaagcgtagcacctgtcggtcaggcatgacttgacgtctccaccaaagctccgtgcaagacgaagccgctccacctcctaccTCTGATTCCAGTGCTGCTccgcaaacgatgctcccaagagagaaacgacaccgcagtgccaccatcgtccgatctggaacaccagatcctagggtttcccccggagcagcacaAGTGGGTCGAgagtagttacacgacgatgcctccATCAAGGTAACGGTGTAGAACGCCGGCATCGcctgccgtcggctcggttttcaccggcaaccatgtctccccaactcgcagccgggactagatgatggatctcgagatccgatcaccaagcctctggccggccatctctgacgaagaagatgaccaccaccactGGCCAGCGAGACGACGCGAGATGAAGTAGGGCACTACCAGCGTGTGTCCTGATCAGCACCACCGGTGCTAGGCCTGTCCGGGACGACGCCCCATGGCCGAGGGCAGCGCCGCTGCTGCCACGACGGGGACGCAGGCCAGAAGCCCAGATCCGGCCCACCCACGCGCCGCCAAGCGGCCACCACCAAGCGCCGATCAGGGGCTGCCCCGCCGCCGTGAGGGACGCCGCCCCACAGGCAGCAGGCGCCAGACGGCGAAAACCGTCGCGGGCGCGGCCGCCGCGAGATCTGCGCGAGGCAAAGAAGCAACGACGAggacgccccgccgccaccttccctggGAACCACGCGGGCTTCACCGGTGTCccctccggcggcggcgaagcgggGGAGGAGTGGGGAGGGGAGGCTAGGGTTTCCCCCGTGCGCCAGAGGCGACGCGCGGGGGCAGGGCCCAGCACTCTTTGACTAGTCCTCCCGATTTAATTGTGCAGAAAGAATCAACCAAAGCATCATTTCATTTGCGGTTGAGCGATTGCGATGTGCACGATGAACCAGGTATGCACTTTCCTTCACTGTAACCACTTGATGAATGAAGTCGTAACTTGAGTAGTATGTCTAGTCAGGTCCAGCAAAGTTCGTGTGAATAAACTAAACAATTCAGTAGTGCTACTCTTCTCGGACTAATTCTTCATTTCTTCAGTAGCGGCTCTGGCGTGAGCTCAATCAATCAACCAGTATGTAATTTCCACATTCAAAAAAGAAATGCAATTTCCGTCCCATGTGCACAACCAATTTGATTCTGGACTTCAGGAACCTGCTATTGCAACAACAAATAATGCTACTATGGACTAACCTTTCCCCTTGAGTAGTGCTGATTCAAAATAATCTTTTATAAGGAACAATTAATTACTGTCATTTGTATTACTCTTTAAGAATAAAGATaatgaaaaaagtaaaaaaaaataaactTGCACACACCTTTGCACTGAAATTGTACTTTTGCAGTATGCAAACAACAATCATATACTAGTGTAATTTTTGTGCATATTCAATAGTATGTATGTGTATACATTTACACTCACTAACATCCCAAAAATACCTATAAAAGAAAAGGTAAAACCAACcaataaagaaaaataaataacaaaagaagaaacacataaaaacataaaaagaaaagaaaaaaataaaggaaagAGGGATGGGCTTGGCGGTGCAGACAATGGGCTTCAGGCTTCAGCCCTGTAGCAATCAGTTAAAAAAACCAACTCATACAACAGCCTAGAAAAGAACAACACGAATCTCAAAGCAAAAAATCAACAGGCaagaaattgactgacccaaattcaAAATTCAGGCGACTTACATATAGCTAAAGTGGAAGAAATTAAACAATCCAATCTACAAAACAAAATTCCTCTCATTTAGTATTTCTTGTGTTGGGCACCGAATAAATTCTGGCTGTGAGTAATCCTAGTCCTACCTTAACGAACATGGTGCATCCGCGTTCAGTACGCTTGCTTCTTCCTCTTCTGCCAGTGTCATGCTCAGTTCCTATGATCTGTCTCTGCTATGAGTAATGCAATCGCCAGATTCGTGTGCCACGGGCGAAAGCCACAAAGCCATCTCTGGATTGGATGACGATGGTGTTTTGATGTCGTCTCTCCCCCTTTAGGCATTGTTTTTGGAGCCATAGATCTGCTGTTGGTAGCTTGATGTCTGGGTTTGAGTGCTTGTTTAGTTGTTCGAGTGAAGGGTGGTGGCGGTGGAAGTGATCTGTGGCAGTGACAATTCCTTGGTCATTCTGGTGTTGATGGTTCACCTATCTCCTGGGGGCTTGTGGGAACGGTGAGGTCTCAGAGTTCGGTGCCCTTCGATGATGCCTGAGGTTTGGTGGCCTTGCATAATGTTTTGGTTCTCTATTTGTGATGGTGGTCGTGGTGTGGCCCAGAGGAGGTGCAGGACTGTCTTGGTGGAACATTGCCCGTTGGCATGATCTGGGATTCTCATCTTGCCGTGGCCAAGCAGTGGGAAGCCCTTCGATGGTGGCTGCGACTCTCCTAGTTCTTCAAGGTGTCGAGTGATCGCAAGGCAGCAGGTGTCTTCTCGGTGACGTATCTCCTTTCAACTGATCCAACAATACTAGTTCCCGCTCTTCTGGTTCTACCTAGTGGTGATGAGTGCTAAGCGCTTGGTGTTGGCTGCTTGGCAAAGCTCATTTCAGGTTCTCCTCTGTTCTTCCTTGTACCATGTGGCGTGTGTCAAAAAAAACTCAGTTTTTTCAGTCTAGTatggattgtgtcctggtttatgtAAAGAAACAAATCGAATCAGCAAAACAAAATACTCTCCTGATAACGATACTAATGTTATTTTTTGTTTTGTGTGCAAACTTGTGGTTGTGCTCTCATCTGAACAAACATAAGGGGGTTGCACTCAGAACTGAGGATGATCGATGAGATGTGCCAAAAAATTTAGTTAGTCTGTCTGAAAAAGTCTGAACCCAGTGCAGCCAGTGTAGCGCAGCAAGTGGAAACATCGAGCTTTGCTCTGTGTTTCTAACTTTCAAGCTACTACAAACATATACCTCAAGTCCAGGGATGCAGAAATTTCATGCTTAATTCAGCACTCGAGTAGCCTCGTTCCTAAC is drawn from Triticum dicoccoides isolate Atlit2015 ecotype Zavitan chromosome 4A, WEW_v2.0, whole genome shotgun sequence and contains these coding sequences:
- the LOC119287273 gene encoding receptor-like protein EIX1, whose protein sequence is MSKAPMGKLLLSNIHIVILVALLLFTRGKSFVESSSSSLSSNPNDTVASCIAGERSALVGFKAGLTDPTNFLSSWKGDDCCKWKGVHCSSINRHVVKLDLPGPGCEPNFIAPTQKLGGNISSSLLGLQHLQYLNISCNVFYGVQIPEFLGSLHKLRYIDLSMSSFTGRIPPQLGNLSNLQYLNLAGTDGTYSMDITWLSHLTSLEHLDLSGTNLGRVVHLLPVVNMIPSLKFLSLSGCNLRPSYGSLQLSNLTYLETLDLSFNSFHRPITPNWFWGLTSLKFLDIRENGFYGQFPDEIGNMTSIVKIDLSSNNLVGMIPSNLENLCSLKELYVSGNNINESITEFFLRLPGCSWNKLTYLHVDSTNLTGRLPIKLEPLSNLIYLDLSLNKLAGHVPLWIGELTKLAVLDLSNNNLDGFIHEGHLSGLESLEILWLSNNFIALTVNSTWVPPSNLTSIALGSCLLGPKFPPWLRWLTRLEILIISNTSISDTLPDWFWITASKLDTLNMRKNKIRGYLPSTMEFMTAYTIDLGSNQFNGPVPKLPIGLTDLDLSRNNLDGPLPLDFGAPGLAKLILFDNSISGTIPSSLCKLRSLVLLDISENKLIGPIPNCSVEASKNAMMSILNLSLRNNNLSGEFPSFLQYCQQLVFLDLAHNHFVGTLPTWIQEKLPYLAFLRVRSNMFFGNIPEELTKLANLQYLDLAYNNITGSIPKSIVNCQRMIATSHDHDHAFVGAFQFTIGLSDGIIDTVSYTENFTVVTKGQERLYTGEIIYMVNLDLSCNNLIGDIPEEISALVALKNLNLSWNNFSGKIPENIGALTQVESLDLSHNEISGGIPASLSALTSLSRLNLSYNTLTGDIPSGNQLQTLDDQEYIYIGNPGLCSPSLPQKCSQHKPIQATREHHEDLNDVASFFIAMGFGYVMGIWVVFCTFLSKRKWRVYWYSVCDSLYDWVYVRLVVTWASWTRGKCAKAETDR